In the genome of Streptomyces sp. NBC_00259, the window TCGCGGCGGTGCTCGGCTCCTGCACGGCCGGCGGCGCCTATGTCCCGGCGATGAGCGACGAAGCCGTGATCGTGCGGAACCAGGGGACGATCTTCCTGGGGGGTCCGCCGCTGGTGAAGGCCGCGACGGGCGAGGTCGTCACGGCCGAGGAGCTGGGCGGCGGCGAGGTCCACTCCCGCGTCTCCGGGGTCACGGACCATCTCGCGGAGAACGACGCGCACGCGCTGAGGATCGTGCGGAACATCGTGGCGACCCTGCCGGAGCGCGGCCCGCTCCCCTGGTCGGTGGAGCCCGCCGAGGAGCCCAAGGTCGATCCGTTCGGGCTGTACGGTGCGGTGCCGGTGGATTCCCGCACGCCGTACGACGTCCGGGAGGTCATCGCCCGGATCGTGGACGGCTCGCGGTTCGCCGAGTTCAAGTCCGAGTTCGGCACGACCCTGATCACCGGCTTCGCCCGGATCCACGGCCACCCGGTCGGGATCGTCGCCAACAACGGCATCCTGTTCGCCGAATCCGCCCAGAAGGGCGCGCACTTCATCGAGCTGTGCGACCAGCGCGGGATCCCCCTGCTCTTCCTGCAGAACATCTCGGGATTCATGGTCGGCAAGGACTACGAGGCCGGGGGCATCGCCAAGCACGGCGCGAAGATGGTGACGGCCGTGGCCTGCACCCGCGTGCCGAAGCTGACGGTCGTCGTCGGCGGCTCGTACGGCGCGGGGAACTACTCGATGTGCGGACGGGCCTATTCGCCGCGCTTCCTGTGGATGTGGCCCAACGCCAAGATCTCGGTCATGGGCGGCGAGCAGGCCGCCTCGGTGCTCGCGACCGTCAAGCGCGACCAGATCGAGGGCCGTGGCGAGGCGTGGCCGGCCGAGGAGGAAGAGGCCTTCAAGGCCCCGATCCGCGCCCAGTACGAGCAGCAGGGCAACGCCTATTACGCGACGGCCCGGCTCTGGGACGACGGGGTCATCGACCCGCTGGAGACCCGGCAGGTGCTGGGTCTGGCTCTGACCGCGTGCGCCAACGCCCCGCTGGGTGAGCCCGGCTTCGGCGTCTTCCGGATGTGAGGACTGCTGTGACACTCGAAGGACAGGCAATGTTCGACACTGTTCTGGTCGCCAACCGAGGCGAGATCGCGGTCCGCGTCATCCGTACGCTGCGGGCCCTGGGGGTGCGTTCGGTCGCCGTGTTCAGCGACGCGGACGCCGACGCCCGGCACGTCCGGGAGGCGGACACGGCCGTGCGGCTGGGGCCTGCACCGGCGGCGGAGAGCTATCTCTCGGTCGAGCGGCTCCTCGACGCGGCCCGCCGCAGCGGGGCCCAGGCGGTCCACCCCGGTTACGGCTTCCTCGCGGAGAACGCGGGATTCGCGCAGGCCTGCGCGGACGCCGGCCTGGTCTTCATCGGGCCGCCGGCCGAGGCGATCTCCCTGATGGGCGACAAGATCCGCGCCAAGGAGACCGTGCGGGCCGCCGGAGTGCCCGTCGTGCCGGGCTCCTCGGGCTCAGGTCTCACGGACGACCAACTGGCCGAGGCCGCCCGGGAGATCGGGATGCCGGTGCTGCTGAAGCCCTCGGCGGGCGGCGGCGGCAAGGGCATGCGCCTCACGCGCGTCGAATCGGCGCTGCTGGAGGAGATCGCGGCCGCCCGGCGCGAGGCGCGGGCGTCGTTCGGCGACGACACACTGCTCGTGGAGCGGTGGGTCGAGCGTCCGCGGCACATCGAGATCCAGGTGCTCGCCGATGGACACGGGAACGTGGTGCATCTCGGCGAGCGCGAGTGCTCGCTGCAGCGCCGCCACCAGAAGATCATCGAGGAGGCGCCGTCCGTCCTCCTGGACGAGAAGATCCGCGCGGCGATGGGCGAGGCGGCGGTCCAGGCGGCCCGCTCCTGCGGGTACCGGGGCGCGGGCACGGTCGAGTTCATCGTCCCTGGCGGCGACCCGTCGTCGTACTACTTCATGGAGATGAACACCCGTCTCCAGGTCGAGCACCCGGTGACCGAGCTGGTCGTGTCGATCGCGGGGAGCGGCCTGGACCTGGTGGAGTGGCAGCTGCGGGTCGCGGCGGGCGAGAAGCTCCCCTTCACGCAGGACGACATCAGCCTCACCGGCCACGCCGTCGAGGCCCGTATCTGCGCCGAGGACCCTTCCCGTGGATTCCTCCCCTCCGGCGGCACGGTCCTGTCCCTGCGCGAACCCCAGGGTGACGGTGTCCGCACCGACTCGGGCCTGACCGAGGGCGTGGAGGTCTCCAGCCTCTACGACCCGATGCTGTCGAAGGTCATCGCGTACGGACCCGACCGGGCGACCGCGCTGCGCAGGCTGCGCGCCGCCCTGGCGGACACGGTCATCCTCGGCGTTCCGACGAACGCGGGCTTCCTGCGCCGGCTGCTGGCCCATCCCGCGGTGGTCGCGGGCGACCTGGACACGGGGCTCGTGGAGCGCGAGGTGGACGGGCTGGTCGACACCATCGTGCCGACGGAGGTGTACGAGGCGGCGGCGCTGCTGAGACGCCCGGCGCCTGCCGCAGGCCCGGACGGCTGGGTCGACCCGTTCTCGGTCCCGAGCGGCTGGCGGCTCGGCGGCGAACCGGCCGCGGCGGTGCACCACTTCCGGGTCCCGGGCCACGACCCGGTCGAGGTCCGCTCCCTTGGGGACACCGAGGGCGCCGCACCGGGCGGGAGCACCGTCACCGTCGAACTCGGCGGTGTCAGGCACACCTTCAGCCACGCCACGGCTCCCGGAGGGATCTGGCTCGGCCGGGACGGCGACTCGTGGCACGTCCAGGACCACGATCCGGTCGCGGCGGATCTCGGCGGCGCCGCCCACCAGGGCGCGGACACGCTCGCCGCGCCCATGCCCGGCACCGTCACGGTCGTGAAGGTGGCGGTGGGCGAGGAGGTCGCCGCCGGACAGAGTCTGCTCGTGGTCGAGGCGATGAAGATGGAGCACGTCATCTCCGCCCCGCACGCCGGCACCGTCACCGAGCTGGACGTCACACCGGGCGCCACGGTCGCCATGGACCAGGTGCTCGCTGTCGTCACCCCGCACCAGGACGGCGAGAAGGAGGGTGGGCGATGACCGAGGTACTGGCCCTGGGACTGCCGATGGAGGTGCCCGCCACGGCCCTTCCGCCGCGGGTGCGGATCCATGAGGTCGGGCCCCGGGACGGGCTGCAGAACGAGAAGGAGACCGTCCCGACCGACGTCAAGGCGGAGTTCGTCCACCGGCTCGCCGGTGCCGGGCTGACGACCGTGGAGGCGACCAGCTTCGTCCACCCCCGGTGGGTGCCCCAGCTGGCCGACGCCGAGGAGCTGTTCCCCCGGCTCGCGGACATCGAGGGCGTCGCCCTGCCCGTCCTCGTGCCGAACGAACGCGGACTGGACCGCGCCATCGCCCTCGGTGCGCGCCGGATCGCGGTGTTCGGGTCCGCGACGGAGACCTTCGCGGCCCGCAATCTCAATCGCACGATCGACGAGTCGCTCGCGATGTTCGAGCCGGTCGTGGCCCGCGCCAAGGACGACAAGATCCATGTCCGCGGCTATCTGTCGATGTGCTTCGGCGACCCCTGGGAGGGCAAGGTCCCGGTCCACCAGGTCGTCCGTGTGGCCAAGCGGCTGATGGACCTGGGCTGCGACGAGCTGAGCCTCGGCGACACGATCGGTGTCGCCACCCCGGGCCATGTCCTCTCCCTCCTCGCCGAGCTGAACGAGGAGGGCGTGCCCACCAGCGCCATCGGGGTGCACTTCCACGACACCTACGGCCAGGCGCTGGCCAACACCTTCGCGGCACTGGAGCACGGCGTCACCACCATCGACGCCTCCGCGGGCGGTCTGGGCGGCTGCCCGTACGCGAAGAGCGCCACCGGAAACCTCGCCACCGAAGACCTCGTGTGGATGCTCCACGGCCTCGGCATCGAAACCGGGGTCGACCTCGGCCGGCTCACCGCCACCAGCGTGTGGATGGCCGAGCAGCTGGGCCGTCCCAGCCCCTCCCGCACCGTTCGCGCCCTTGCGGGCACGGCTTCCCACAAGGAGTCCTAGCCATGTCGCTCGACCACCGCCTCACCCCTGAGCACGAGGAACTCCGACGCACCGTCGAGGAGTTCGCCCACGACGTGGTCGCCCCGAAGATCGGCGACTTCTACGAGCGGCACGAGTTCCCGTACGAGATCGTCCGCGAGATGGGCCGGATGGGCCTGTTCGGCCTGCCCTTCCCCGAGGAGTACGGCGGCATGGGCGGCGACTATCTCGCCCTCGGCATCGCCCTGGAGGAGCTGGCCCGTGTCGACTCGTCCGTCGCGATCACCCTGGAGGCCGGGGTGTCGCTGGGCGCCATGCCCCTCCACCTCTTCGGCACCGAGGAGCAGAAGCGCGAGTGGCTGCCCCGGCTGTGCTCCGGTGAGATGCTCGGCGCCTTCGGGCTGACCGAGCCGGACGCCGGTTCCGACGCGGGCGGCACGAAGACCACGGCCGTGCGCGACGAGAAGACCGGCGAGTGGGTGATCAACGGCTCCAAGTGCTTCATCACCAACTCCGGTACGGACATCACGGGCCTGGTCACGGTCACCGCGGTCACCGGCCGCACCTCCGAGGGCAAGCCGCTCATCTCCTCCATCATCGTCCCGTCCGGCACCCCCGGCTTCACCGTCGCCGCCCCGTACTCGAAGGTCGGGTGGAACGCGTCGGACACCCGGGAGTTGTCGTTCTCCGACGTCCGTGTGCCGTTCGCGAACCTGCTGGGCGAGGAGGGCCGTGGCTACGCCCAGTTCCTGCGCATCCTCGACGAGGGCCGGATCGCCATCGCCGCGCTCGCCACGGGCCTGGCCCAGGGCTGTGTGGACGAGTCCGTGAAGTACGCGAAGGAGCGCCACGCCTTCGGCCGCCCGATCGCCGGCAACCAGGCCATCCAGTTCAAGATCGCCGACATGGAGATGCGGGCGCACATGGCGAGGATCGGCTGGCGGGACGCGGCGTCCCGGCTCGTCCTCGGTGAGCCGTTCAAGAAGGAGGCGGCGGTGGCGAAGCTGTACTCCTCGACGGTCGCCGTCGACAACGCGCGTGAGGCCACCCAGATCCACGGCGGATACGGCTTCATGAACGAGTACCCGGTGGCCAGGATGTGGCGGGACTCCAAGATCCTGGAGATCGGCGAGGGCACGAGCGAGGTCCAGCGCATGCTGATCGCAAGGGAGTTGGGCCTGACCGGGTAGTCCGCACCCGGATGCCGCGGCGGCGATCGCCCGGGGACGGTCCCGACCGTTCCCGGGCGGTGATCAGCGTCACGGGGGGCCGCCCATGGACATGATCTGAGGTTAGGCTAACCTACCTTCGACTTGCCCAGAGGCCGCCACACGGCACGCACCGAAAGCGAAACCCTCATGTCCAATGCCCGTGCTTCCCACCTCACCCGCCGCGGCCTGCTCGCCGCGGGCGGCGCCATCGGCCTCGGCGCCGCACTCACCGCCTGCGGCTCCGAGAACAAGAGCGACTCGGCCTCCGACGCGAAGAAGAGCGGCCCCTGGGAGTTCAAGGACGACCGCGGGCAGGTCGCCAAGACGAAGGCCGCCCCCAAGAACATCGTCGCCTTCACCGGCATGGCGGCCGCGCTCCACGACTTCGGCATCGAGGTGAAGGGCGTCTTCGGCCCGACGTACGTCGAGGACAAGGCGAAGGGCACCAAGACGCCGGACGTCCAGGCGGGCGACCTCGACATCAACAAGGTCAAGGTCCTCGGCAACGTGTGGGGCGAGTTCAACGTCGAGCAGTACGCGGCGCTCGCGCCGGACGTGCTGATCACCGACATGTGGGAGAAGAACGCCCTCTGGTACGTGCCGGACCAGTCCAAGGACAAGATCCTCAAGCTGGCCCCGAGCGTCGCCCTGTGGGCCTCGGACTACTCGATGCCGAAGGTCCTGCAGCGCCACGTCGACCTGGCCGAGTCCCTCGGCGCCGACGTCAAGGCCAAGAAGGTCACCGACGCCAAGGCCGCCTTCGAGAAGGCCGCCGCCCGGCTGCGCGCCGCCGCGAAGGCCAAGCCCGAGATCAAGGTGCTCATCGGCTCCGCGAGCGCCGACCTGTTCTACATCTCCACCCCGGCCCGGCCGACCGACACGCTCTACTTCAAGGAGCTCGGCGTCAACTTCGTGACGCCCACCAAGCTCGACGCCGGCGGCTGGTTCGAGGGCCTCAGCTGGGAGAACGTCGACAAGTACAAGGCCGACATCATCATGATGGACAACCGCGCCTCGGCCCTTCAGCCCGACGCCCTGAAGTCCAAGCCGACCTGGGCCCAGCTGCCCGCCGTCAAGGCCGGCCAGGTCATCCCCCGCGTCACCGAGCCGATCTACTCGTACGAGAAGTGCACGCCGATCCTCGAGGACCTGGCGAAGGCCATCGAGAACGCGAAGAAGGTCGCCTGACCATGTCGACAGCCGTGGCCGCCCCGTTCCGTTTCTTCCCCCTTCAGGTCGTACGGACGCGGCGGCTCGGCCCGTCGCTGGTACGCGTCACGTTCGGAGGGGAAGCCCTGAAGGACTTCGCTTCCGGAGGGCGCGATCAGTCCCTGTCGCTCTTCCTGCCGCACCCCGGCCAGGACGAACCGGTCGTGCCGGTCGCCGAGGACGGGGACATGTACGCCACGCTCGGCGCCTGGCGGGCGCTGCCCGACGACGTACGGGCCGTGATGCGCTCGTACTCCGTTCGCGAGCAGCGCCCCGATGCCGGTGAACACGGCGAGGTCGACATCGACTTCGCCGTCCACGAGGACGGCGGCCCGGCCTGCCGGTGGGCGCAGAAAGCTTCCTGCGGAGACCGGGTCACCGTTCTCGGCCCCGCGGTCGCCGACAACACCGCCGTGCGCTTCCGGCTGCCCGAGGACGCCGACTCGGTGCTGATCTGGGCGGACGAGACGGCACTTCCCGCCGCTTCGGCGATCCTGGAGTCGCTGCCCGCCGGGCTCCGCGCACAGGTCTGGCTCGAGGTCCCGCACGCCGGCGACCGGCTGGAGCCCGTGACGGCCGCCGACGCCACCCTCACCTGGCTCGTGCGGGACGCGGGAGCGCCGTCGGCGGTCGAGGCGGTGCGCGCCGCCGAGTTCACCGGCTCGACGCCGTACGCCTGGATCGCGGGCGAGTCCGGCTCCGTCAAGGCGCTGCGGCGGCATCTCGTGAACGAGCGCGAACTCGACCGCCGGCGCGTCACGTTCGTCGGCTACTGGCGCAAGGGCGTCAGCGAGGACGCCCTGCGCGAGGCTCCCGACGACGACGCATAGCGTCCGTCAGCCGGGCCGGGCCGGATCAGCGCGCCCGGGCCGGGCCGGCCGGCGTGCGAGGTCCGGCTCTCAACTGCGCCACCCCGCACGGCAGTCGCACTCCGCCGCGCCCCGAAATGTGATCCACCTCGCTGCGTCCCCTGGGAAGCAAGGGACGAGTGGTGCAGGAACTTAGGTTAGGCTAACCTAAGTTCGACTCGCCCCCATCCCTCACCTGTCCCCGGGGGGCGGACCCCGTCCCCGTACCGGGAGGACCCTCACCATGCGCTCGCACCTGCTCAACGACACAACGGCGGAGCACTATCGGCGCTCCGTGACCGAAGGAGTCGAGCGGGTGGCGAACAAACTCGCCACGACCCGGCGGCCGTTCACCGGAGTGACCCCCGACGAACTCGCCCCCACGGTCGCCGCCGTCGACCTCGACCAGCCGCTCGGGAACGCGACCGCCGCGCTCGACGAGCTGGAGGAGGTCTATCTGCGCGACGCGGTCTACTTCCACCACCCCCGCTACCTCGGCCACCTCAACTGCCCGGTCGTCATCCCCGCCGTCCTGGGCGAGGCCGTCCTCTCCGCCGTCAACTCCTCGCTCGACACCTGGGACCAGAGCGCCGGCGGCACCCTCATCGAGCGCCGGCTCGTCGACTGGACGACCGGCCGGATCGGCCTCGGCCCCGCCGCCGACGGCGTGTTCACCAGCGGTGGCACCCAGTCCAACCTCCAGGCGATGCTGCTGGCCCGCGAGGAGGCCAAGACGGACGACCTGTCGAAACTGCGCATCTTCTCCTCCGAGTGCAGCCACTTCAGCGTCCAGAAGTCCGCGACCCTCCTCGGCCTCGGCCGCGACGCCGTCGTCTCCATCCCGGCCGACCGTGACCGCCGTATGCAGACCGTCGCCCTCGCCGCCGAGCTGGAGAAGTGCAAGCGCGCCGGGCTGGTCCCGATGGCGGTCGTCGCCACCGCCGGCACCACCGACTTCGGCTCCATCGACCCGCTGCCCGAGATCGCCGGGCTGTGCGAGGAGTACGGGGCCTGGATGCACGTCGACGCGGCCTACGGCTGCGGGCTGCTCGCCTCCCCCACCCGCCGCCACCGTCTCGACGGCATCGAGCACGCCGACTCCGTCACCGTCGACTACCACAAGTCCTTCTTCCAGCCGGTGAGTTCCTCGGCCCTGCTGGTCCGGGACGGGGTCACGCTGCGGCACGCCACGTACCACGCGGACTACCTGAACCCCCGCCGCACCATCGAGGAGCGCATCCCCAACCAGGTCGACAAGTCCCTGCAGACCACCCGCCGCTTCGACGCGCTGAAGCTGTGGATGACGCTGCGCGTCATGGGCGCGGACGGCATCGGCAGCCTGTTCGACGAGGTGTGCGACCTGGCCGCCGAAGGCTGGCAGCTGCTCGCGGGCGACCCGCGCTACGACGTCGTGGTCGAACCCCAGCTGTCCACCCTGGTCTTCCGCTACATCCCGGCCCAGGTCACCTCGCCCGCCGAGATCGACCGCGCCAACCTCTATGCCCGTAAGGCCCTGTTCG includes:
- a CDS encoding carboxyl transferase domain-containing protein; the protein is MRQAPVLTSAGGTSPRSEGEDPASDAWQANEAAHHALVDTLRAKLAAARLGGGERARARHTARGKLLPRDRVDTLLDPGSPFLELAPLAADGMYDGQAPAAGVIAGIGRVSGREVVVVANDATVKGGTYYPMTVKKHLRAQEVALENRLPCVYLVDSGGAFLPMQDEVFPDREHFGRIFYNQARLSGARIPQIAAVLGSCTAGGAYVPAMSDEAVIVRNQGTIFLGGPPLVKAATGEVVTAEELGGGEVHSRVSGVTDHLAENDAHALRIVRNIVATLPERGPLPWSVEPAEEPKVDPFGLYGAVPVDSRTPYDVREVIARIVDGSRFAEFKSEFGTTLITGFARIHGHPVGIVANNGILFAESAQKGAHFIELCDQRGIPLLFLQNISGFMVGKDYEAGGIAKHGAKMVTAVACTRVPKLTVVVGGSYGAGNYSMCGRAYSPRFLWMWPNAKISVMGGEQAASVLATVKRDQIEGRGEAWPAEEEEAFKAPIRAQYEQQGNAYYATARLWDDGVIDPLETRQVLGLALTACANAPLGEPGFGVFRM
- a CDS encoding acetyl/propionyl/methylcrotonyl-CoA carboxylase subunit alpha gives rise to the protein MFDTVLVANRGEIAVRVIRTLRALGVRSVAVFSDADADARHVREADTAVRLGPAPAAESYLSVERLLDAARRSGAQAVHPGYGFLAENAGFAQACADAGLVFIGPPAEAISLMGDKIRAKETVRAAGVPVVPGSSGSGLTDDQLAEAAREIGMPVLLKPSAGGGGKGMRLTRVESALLEEIAAARREARASFGDDTLLVERWVERPRHIEIQVLADGHGNVVHLGERECSLQRRHQKIIEEAPSVLLDEKIRAAMGEAAVQAARSCGYRGAGTVEFIVPGGDPSSYYFMEMNTRLQVEHPVTELVVSIAGSGLDLVEWQLRVAAGEKLPFTQDDISLTGHAVEARICAEDPSRGFLPSGGTVLSLREPQGDGVRTDSGLTEGVEVSSLYDPMLSKVIAYGPDRATALRRLRAALADTVILGVPTNAGFLRRLLAHPAVVAGDLDTGLVEREVDGLVDTIVPTEVYEAAALLRRPAPAAGPDGWVDPFSVPSGWRLGGEPAAAVHHFRVPGHDPVEVRSLGDTEGAAPGGSTVTVELGGVRHTFSHATAPGGIWLGRDGDSWHVQDHDPVAADLGGAAHQGADTLAAPMPGTVTVVKVAVGEEVAAGQSLLVVEAMKMEHVISAPHAGTVTELDVTPGATVAMDQVLAVVTPHQDGEKEGGR
- a CDS encoding hydroxymethylglutaryl-CoA lyase, producing the protein MEVPATALPPRVRIHEVGPRDGLQNEKETVPTDVKAEFVHRLAGAGLTTVEATSFVHPRWVPQLADAEELFPRLADIEGVALPVLVPNERGLDRAIALGARRIAVFGSATETFAARNLNRTIDESLAMFEPVVARAKDDKIHVRGYLSMCFGDPWEGKVPVHQVVRVAKRLMDLGCDELSLGDTIGVATPGHVLSLLAELNEEGVPTSAIGVHFHDTYGQALANTFAALEHGVTTIDASAGGLGGCPYAKSATGNLATEDLVWMLHGLGIETGVDLGRLTATSVWMAEQLGRPSPSRTVRALAGTASHKES
- a CDS encoding acyl-CoA dehydrogenase family protein, which translates into the protein MSLDHRLTPEHEELRRTVEEFAHDVVAPKIGDFYERHEFPYEIVREMGRMGLFGLPFPEEYGGMGGDYLALGIALEELARVDSSVAITLEAGVSLGAMPLHLFGTEEQKREWLPRLCSGEMLGAFGLTEPDAGSDAGGTKTTAVRDEKTGEWVINGSKCFITNSGTDITGLVTVTAVTGRTSEGKPLISSIIVPSGTPGFTVAAPYSKVGWNASDTRELSFSDVRVPFANLLGEEGRGYAQFLRILDEGRIAIAALATGLAQGCVDESVKYAKERHAFGRPIAGNQAIQFKIADMEMRAHMARIGWRDAASRLVLGEPFKKEAAVAKLYSSTVAVDNAREATQIHGGYGFMNEYPVARMWRDSKILEIGEGTSEVQRMLIARELGLTG
- a CDS encoding ABC transporter substrate-binding protein — its product is MSNARASHLTRRGLLAAGGAIGLGAALTACGSENKSDSASDAKKSGPWEFKDDRGQVAKTKAAPKNIVAFTGMAAALHDFGIEVKGVFGPTYVEDKAKGTKTPDVQAGDLDINKVKVLGNVWGEFNVEQYAALAPDVLITDMWEKNALWYVPDQSKDKILKLAPSVALWASDYSMPKVLQRHVDLAESLGADVKAKKVTDAKAAFEKAAARLRAAAKAKPEIKVLIGSASADLFYISTPARPTDTLYFKELGVNFVTPTKLDAGGWFEGLSWENVDKYKADIIMMDNRASALQPDALKSKPTWAQLPAVKAGQVIPRVTEPIYSYEKCTPILEDLAKAIENAKKVA
- a CDS encoding siderophore-interacting protein is translated as MSTAVAAPFRFFPLQVVRTRRLGPSLVRVTFGGEALKDFASGGRDQSLSLFLPHPGQDEPVVPVAEDGDMYATLGAWRALPDDVRAVMRSYSVREQRPDAGEHGEVDIDFAVHEDGGPACRWAQKASCGDRVTVLGPAVADNTAVRFRLPEDADSVLIWADETALPAASAILESLPAGLRAQVWLEVPHAGDRLEPVTAADATLTWLVRDAGAPSAVEAVRAAEFTGSTPYAWIAGESGSVKALRRHLVNERELDRRRVTFVGYWRKGVSEDALREAPDDDA
- a CDS encoding pyridoxal phosphate-dependent decarboxylase family protein, whose translation is MRSHLLNDTTAEHYRRSVTEGVERVANKLATTRRPFTGVTPDELAPTVAAVDLDQPLGNATAALDELEEVYLRDAVYFHHPRYLGHLNCPVVIPAVLGEAVLSAVNSSLDTWDQSAGGTLIERRLVDWTTGRIGLGPAADGVFTSGGTQSNLQAMLLAREEAKTDDLSKLRIFSSECSHFSVQKSATLLGLGRDAVVSIPADRDRRMQTVALAAELEKCKRAGLVPMAVVATAGTTDFGSIDPLPEIAGLCEEYGAWMHVDAAYGCGLLASPTRRHRLDGIEHADSVTVDYHKSFFQPVSSSALLVRDGVTLRHATYHADYLNPRRTIEERIPNQVDKSLQTTRRFDALKLWMTLRVMGADGIGSLFDEVCDLAAEGWQLLAGDPRYDVVVEPQLSTLVFRYIPAQVTSPAEIDRANLYARKALFASGEAVVAGTKVDGRQYLKFTLLNPETTVHDIAAVLDLIAGHAEQYLGENLVHAS